A window of Streptomyces broussonetiae genomic DNA:
GCTCGGAACTGTGGCCGAAGATCTCCAGGATGTCGCGCTTGAGACGGCGGGCCGCCATCGCAGTGTCCAGCTCCGCCTCGATCACGATGCGCCCACTCACCAGGTGAAGGCCGCCGGCGAACCGCAGAATGGCGGAGACCTCCGCCTTCCTGCAGCAGGTCCGGGTGACGGGGAGCCGGGAGATCTCGTCCTTCACCGCTGCCGTCATCGCCATGGGCCGATCCTTCCATGCATCCGAAAAATACGGTCGTACGCGGCGGCCAACAGCTCCGGATCGTGCCGGGGTGATCCATCGGTCCGGGCCACCGGCGCCAGCTCGATCGCGGCTCCCAGCCGCTTGGCGGCCTCGGTGAGCGAGTCGCGGTCGGGCACGGCGGCCTCGTCGGCCAGCACCACGTCCAGGGCGAGTTTAGGGGCGTGTCGCCCCAAAACCTCCAAATGACGCTGCGGGGAGAAGCCCTCGGTTTCTCCCGGCTGCGGGGCGAGGTTCAGGGACAGCACCTTGCGCGCCTTGGTCTCCGTGAGAGCGTCCAGCAGCTCGGGGACGAGCAGGTGCGGAATCACCGAGGAGAACCAGGAGCCGGGGCCGAGCACCACCCAGTCCGCGTCCAGCACCGCGGCGACGGCCTCGGGGACGGCCGGCGGGTCGTTCGGTACCAGGTGCACCGACTGCACCTCACCCGGAGTGAGGGCGACCGTGGCCTGTCCGCGCACGGTGTCCACGTCGTCGGGGCGCTCCGGATCGTGCCCCTTGACCAGGGCCTGCAGTTCCAGCGGTACGGCCGACATGGGCAGCACGCGGCCGTGCGCGCCGAGCAGCTTGCCGACCAGGTCCAGGGCCTGCACATGGTCGCCGAGCTGCTCCCACAGGGCGACGATCAGCAGATTGCCGACCGCGTGCTCGTGCAGGTCGCCCTTGGACTGGAAGCGGTGCTGGATGACCCGGGCCCAGGTCTGGCCCCAGTCGTCGTCACCGCAGAGCGCGGCCAGCGCCTTGCGCAGGTCACCGGGCGGCAGCACGCCCAGCTCGTCGCGCAGCCGGCCGCTGGAACCGCCGTCGTCGGCCACCGTGACGACGGCGGTGAGGTCGCCGGTGATCCGGCGCAGTGCGGCGAGCGAGGCGGACAGGCCCATGCCGCCGCCCAGCGCGACGACCTTGGGCTGCGCGCCCCGGCGGCGGGGCCGAGCGCCACGAGGCTCGGCCGGGCGCCCGGCACGCGATTCGGGCGCCAACCGGCGCAGCCTGCTAAGCCGCGGTGTACGTTCCGTCATTCCCGTCCCATGTCCCGGTGTACGACCACCGTCTCCACACCCTCGGCCGCGAGGCGCGCGGCGAGCTTCTCCGACACCGCCACCGAGCGGTGCTTGCCGCCGGTACAGCCGATGGCGATGGTCACATACCGTTTGCCCTCACGCCGATAGCCGGCCGCGATCAGGCGCAGCAGCTCGGCGTACCGGTCGAGGAACTCCTTGGCGCCGGGCTGGTTGAAGACATACGCGGCGACCTCCTCGTTCAGGCCGGAGAACGGACGCAGCTCCGGGACCCAGTGCGGGTTGGGCAGGAACCGCATGTCCGCGACCAGGTCGGCGTCGACCGGCAGGCCGTACTTGAAGCCGAAGGACATCACCGTGGCCCGCAGCTCGGGCTCCTCCTCGCCGGCGAACTGGGCGTCCATCTTGGCGCGCAGCTCGTGCACGTTGAGGCTGGAGGTGTCGATCACCAGGTCGGCGTCCCCGCGCAGCTCGCGCAGCAGCTCGCGCTCGGCGGCGATGCCGTCCACGATGCGGCCGTCGCCCTGCAGCGGGTGCGGGCGGCGCACCGACTCGAAGCGGCGCACCAGGGCCTCGTCGGAGGACTCCAGGAAGACGATCCGCCGGGTGACGCCCCGGGAGTCCAGATCGGCGAGGGACTCGCGCAGGTTGTCGAAGAAGCGGCGGCCGCGCACGTCCACGACGACGGCGATCCGCGCCACGTTGCCCTGTGAGCGGGCGCCCAGCTCCACCATGGTCGGGATGAGGGCGGGCGGGAGGTTGTCCACGACGAACCAGCCGAGGTCCTCCAGACACTTCGCCGCCGTCGACCGGCCCGCTCCGGACATGCCGGAGATGATCACCAGCTCGGGGATGGCCGCTTCGGGGGCCGCGGTCGCCGTGGCATCCGTACTCACCTGTGCTCCGTTTTCCTGGACCGCGGGCTGATCGCTTCCCTGGGGCGCGGGCTGATCGCCGGCCGCGGCCCGGGGCCGATCCTGGCTGACTTCCTCGTGCGCCCGATCTCGCTCTGCTGTGGGGTGTGCCTCGTGCTCGGTCATGTCTCCTGCCCCCGTCGTTCGTCCGGGAGACCCGCGGTCACGGGCTCCCCCGAGGAACCGCCCGTCGTATCGGGTTCCTCGTCTTCAATGATCTCTCCGGTCGCCGTGTTCACGGCGGGTGCGGCCGGAGCCGCCTGGGCGAGGGCCGCAGCGATGGTCTCGGCCGTCTTCCGGCCTATCCCGGGCACCTCCTGGATCTGTTCGATTGTCGCGGACCGGAGCTTCTTCACCGAGCCGAAATGCTTGATGAGCGCCTGTTTGCGGGTATCGCCGAGGCCGGGGACGTCGTCCAGGGGGCCGGCGCGGAAGCGCTTGGCCCGCTTGGTGCGCTGGTAGGTGATCGCGAAGCGGTGGGCCTCGTCACGCACGCGCTGGAGCAGATAGAGGCCCTCGCTGGTACGCGGCAGGACCACCGGGTCGTCCTCGCCGGGCACCCAGACCTCCTCCAGACGCTTGGCGAGGCCGCAGACGGCGATGTCGTCGATGCCCAGCTCGTCCAGGGCGCGCCGGGCCGCCGCGACCTGCGGCTGGCCGCCGTCGACCACGACCAGCTGCGGCGGGTAGGCGAACTTCCTCGGACGGCCGTCGTCGTCCTTGAGGGAGCTGGTGATCTCGTCCGTGCCGTTGAGGACGGACTCGCCGCCCGTGGGGACGGACTCACCGTCTGGGAGGACGGACTCACCGCCTGTGATGGTGTCCCCGCCGTCGGCCCACTCCCCCGTCTTCTCCTTCTCGGCGAGATAGCGCCTGAATCGGCGGCTGATCACCTCGTGCATGGAGCGGACGTCGTCCTGTCCCGCGAAGCCCTTGATCTGGAAGCGGCGGTACTCGCTCTTGCGCTGCAGGCCGTCCTCGAAGACGACCATGGAGGCGACCACGTCGTCCCCCTGGAGGTGGGAGATGTCGTAGCACTCGATCCTGAGCGGGGCGCTGTCCAGCTCGAGGGCCTCGGCGATCTCCTCCAGGGCGCGCGAGCGCGTGGTCAGGTCGGAGGCCCGCTTGGTCTTGTGCAGGGCGAGGGCCTGCTGGGCGTTGCGCTGCACGGTCTCCATGAGCGCCTTCTTGTCGCCGCGCTGCGGGATGCGCAGCGACATGTTCGCGCCACGGCGGCCGGTCAGCCACTCCTGGACCGGCTCGACCGGCTCGGGCAGGGCCGGGACCAGGACCTCCTTGGGGACCGCGTCTCCGGTCTCCTCGCCGTACAGCTGCTGGAGCGCGTGCTCGACCAGCGCTCCGGTGGTGACGTCCTCGACCTTGTCGGTCACCCAGCCGCGCTGGCCGCGCACCCGGCCGCCGCGCACGTGGAAGATCTGGACGGCCGCCTCCAGCTCGTCCTCGGCGACGGCGATGAGGTCGGCGTCGGTCGCGTCGGCCAGCACGACCGCGTTCTTCTCCATGGCCTTCTTCAGGGCCTCGATGTCGTCGCGCAGCCGGGCGGCCCGCTCGTACTCCATGTCCTCGGCCGCCGTCGTCATCTGCTTCTCCAGACGGCGGAGGTAGGCGCCGGTACGGCCGGCCATGAAGTCGCAGAACTCCTCGGCCAGCTCCTGGTGCTCCTCGGGGCTGATCCGGCCGACGCAGGGGGCCGAGCACTTGCCGATGTAGCCGAGCAGGCAGGGGCGGCCGGTGCGGGCGGCGTTCTTGAACACACCGGCCGAGCAGGTGCGCACCGGGAAGACGCGCAGCAGCAGGTCGACGGTGTCCCGGATGGCCCAGGCGTGCCCGTACGGCCCGAAATACCGCACGCCCTTCTTCTTGTGACCGCGCATCACCTGCACGCGCGGGAACTCCTCGTTCATCGTCACGGCGAGGTAGGGGTAGCTCTTGTCGTCGCGGTACTTGACGTTGAACCGGGGGTCGTACTCCTTGATCCAGGAGTACTCCAGCTGGAGCGCCTCGACCTCCGTGGACACCACGGTCCACTCCACGGACGCGGCGGTGGTCACCATCGTCCGGGTGCGCGGGTGCAGGTTCGCCAGGTCCTGGAAGTAGTTCGCCAGGCGCTGGCGCAGGCTCTTCGCCTTTCCGACGTAGATCACCCGGCGGTGCTCGTCACGGAACCTGTACACCCCCGGAGAGTCCGGGATCTCACCCGGCCTGGGGCGGTAGCTGGAGGGGTCGGCCATGTCTCACACCCTACTGGCGAGCACCGACACCGCGTCGGGCCTGTGGACAACGCCCGCGCCGTCCCGCCCAGCAGCGGGAGTCCTTCCTCCAGACGGGCCGGCGCCTCCTGCCCGGCGGCCGGGTGGTCCACGTCCGGGTCCCTCGCCCGGTCGGGGGCCACGGCGAGCATCACACCGAAGACGGCACCGGTGAACACCCGCACGGCCGGATCGGCCGCTTCACGTCCGGTTCGCCGAGCCGCCCGCTCGGACATGATCCGGATCGTCCGGCTGATGCTGTCCACACTCGCCGCCCACAGTTCCGGCACTTCGAGCACCGGAGTCCAGCGTTCGCGCCGCGCCAACAGCTCCTGGTGCGACATGGCTGCCGGCAGCTCCCGGATCACCCTGCGCTGCGCGGTCAGGGCCGACAGGACCGGAAGCCTGCGCCTGGGACAACGGGGAGGTCGGGAGGAGGTCCCGCTCGTCCACCACCTCGGTCACATCTCACTTCGGATCAGGCTCCTTGTTCCGGCTGGGCGAAGGGGTCGGAAGGGCAGGGAGGACCGGTCGACCGATGCCATGGCGGGTTCGGGGTGTTGTCGGGGTCTGGTCAACACGCTTCAATGCGGGGGAACTCGGGGCCGGGCACGCCCGTGTACGGGGCGCGGTGTGCTCAGTCAGGGGCGTCCACAGCGCCCACGGGGGTGGCCCCGCACACCAGCGCAGACGGTCTGACCAGCCGTAGCGACACCTCACAGAAAGGCGCCTCGGCATGCGGCATGCCACCGAGCACGCGGACGTCCCCACCACGGAACTGGACACGGCCCTGCGGGGCGGCCCCTTCCACGTGGCGCTGCGCGCTGCGATCGCCGCACGTGGGCTGCCGCTCCAGCGCGTCCAGCACCATCTGTCCCGGCACGGGGTCAAGGTCGGTGTGACCAGCCTGAGTTACTGGCAGCAGGGTGCTCGTCGCCCGCAGCGCCCCGAATCACTGCGGGCCGTGCGGGCGCTGGAGGAGATCCTCCAGTTGCCGGACGAGTCGCTGATCCGGCTGCTCGCCGAGTCCCAGGAGCACACGGCGACCGGCCAGTCGGCGGGCCACTCCTACCGCTCGCTGCTCGAAGCCTCGGACGTCCTGGACCGGCTCCGGGCGGACCTGGGCCGGTCCCCCGACGGCGGGCTGCACACCCTCGGCCACCACGAATACGTCCGGATCGGCGCCCGGCGCGAACTTGCGGCCCGCGAGGCCCACCACATCGTGCGGGCCCACCGCGACGGCGTCGACCGCTTCCTCGCCGTGCACCACGGCGACCCCGGCTGCCGCCCGCAGCACATCAGGGTGCGGGCGTTGGAGAACTGCCACGCCGGACGGGTCCGTTGGGACCAGGACACCGGGGTGCTGGTGGCCGAGCTGCTCTTCGGCACCCGGCTGCGCTCGGGCGACACCTTCCTCTTCCGCTACGGCGTCGAGGACGGCACGGCCGGCCCCTGCGGCGAATACCTCCACCGCTTCTGCTCCCCGGGCGGCCAGTACGCGCTCCAGGTGCGCTTCGACACGGCCGCACTCCCGGTCCGCTGCCACCGCTTCACCCAGCCCTCGGAGGCGGCGCCGCGCAGCGGCCGGCAGGCGCTGCCGTTCACCGGGCCGCACCACTGCGTCCACGTGGTCGAACCACGGATCCGGCCCGGCATCGTCGGCATCGCGTGGGACTGGGAGTGAAGTCCCGCTCGGCTCATGCCCGTTGATGTCCACCAGGACGTTGCCGGCCTGCTGTCCGCTCAGGCGTCCGGCCCCGCGATGATCCTGCCGCCCGCCGCCTTCACCGGCAGCTCGGCGAGGGGCTCGGTGGCCGGCTGCTGGACCACCTTGCCCGTCGTGGCGTCGAACTGACTGCCGTGGCAGGGGCAGATCAGGGTCGTCCCCTGCAACTTGTTGATGGGGCACCCCGCGTGCGTGCAGATCGTGCTGTACGCCTTCAGCGCGCCGCTCGTGTCTCGGCTGACGACCACGTTGTGCTCCCGGAAGAGCTTGGCGCCGCCTTTCGCGACCTCGCTCTCGGCGCCGAGATCGACCGGCGCGGTCGGGGTGGCCGCGGCGGAGGCACCGCCCGGCGCCGAGCACGCGGCCAGGCCGAGCCCGGCGACCGGGACCACTGCGGCCCCTCGAAGAACGGTACGACGGCTCGCGGACGGTCGAGCGGGCATCTGGGACTCCACTGGTCAAGGGCTCTGCAGGGCGACCATACCCGGGCAGAAGGACCGGCCCCGCGGCGGGGGCGGCAGCCGCGGAGGAGGACGGAGACCGGCTCCGGGCGAGGCGGGCAGGGACGGCAGCGCGGGACGGAGGCCGGCTC
This region includes:
- a CDS encoding gluconeogenesis factor YvcK family protein, with amino-acid sequence MTERTPRLSRLRRLAPESRAGRPAEPRGARPRRRGAQPKVVALGGGMGLSASLAALRRITGDLTAVVTVADDGGSSGRLRDELGVLPPGDLRKALAALCGDDDWGQTWARVIQHRFQSKGDLHEHAVGNLLIVALWEQLGDHVQALDLVGKLLGAHGRVLPMSAVPLELQALVKGHDPERPDDVDTVRGQATVALTPGEVQSVHLVPNDPPAVPEAVAAVLDADWVVLGPGSWFSSVIPHLLVPELLDALTETKARKVLSLNLAPQPGETEGFSPQRHLEVLGRHAPKLALDVVLADEAAVPDRDSLTEAAKRLGAAIELAPVARTDGSPRHDPELLAAAYDRIFRMHGRIGPWR
- the rapZ gene encoding RNase adapter RapZ; the protein is MTEHEAHPTAERDRAHEEVSQDRPRAAAGDQPAPQGSDQPAVQENGAQVSTDATATAAPEAAIPELVIISGMSGAGRSTAAKCLEDLGWFVVDNLPPALIPTMVELGARSQGNVARIAVVVDVRGRRFFDNLRESLADLDSRGVTRRIVFLESSDEALVRRFESVRRPHPLQGDGRIVDGIAAERELLRELRGDADLVIDTSSLNVHELRAKMDAQFAGEEEPELRATVMSFGFKYGLPVDADLVADMRFLPNPHWVPELRPFSGLNEEVAAYVFNQPGAKEFLDRYAELLRLIAAGYRREGKRYVTIAIGCTGGKHRSVAVSEKLAARLAAEGVETVVVHRDMGRE
- the uvrC gene encoding excinuclease ABC subunit UvrC, with product MADPSSYRPRPGEIPDSPGVYRFRDEHRRVIYVGKAKSLRQRLANYFQDLANLHPRTRTMVTTAASVEWTVVSTEVEALQLEYSWIKEYDPRFNVKYRDDKSYPYLAVTMNEEFPRVQVMRGHKKKGVRYFGPYGHAWAIRDTVDLLLRVFPVRTCSAGVFKNAARTGRPCLLGYIGKCSAPCVGRISPEEHQELAEEFCDFMAGRTGAYLRRLEKQMTTAAEDMEYERAARLRDDIEALKKAMEKNAVVLADATDADLIAVAEDELEAAVQIFHVRGGRVRGQRGWVTDKVEDVTTGALVEHALQQLYGEETGDAVPKEVLVPALPEPVEPVQEWLTGRRGANMSLRIPQRGDKKALMETVQRNAQQALALHKTKRASDLTTRSRALEEIAEALELDSAPLRIECYDISHLQGDDVVASMVVFEDGLQRKSEYRRFQIKGFAGQDDVRSMHEVISRRFRRYLAEKEKTGEWADGGDTITGGESVLPDGESVPTGGESVLNGTDEITSSLKDDDGRPRKFAYPPQLVVVDGGQPQVAAARRALDELGIDDIAVCGLAKRLEEVWVPGEDDPVVLPRTSEGLYLLQRVRDEAHRFAITYQRTKRAKRFRAGPLDDVPGLGDTRKQALIKHFGSVKKLRSATIEQIQEVPGIGRKTAETIAAALAQAAPAAPAVNTATGEIIEDEEPDTTGGSSGEPVTAGLPDERRGQET
- a CDS encoding acyl-CoA-like ligand-binding transcription factor: MSHQELLARRERWTPVLEVPELWAASVDSISRTIRIMSERAARRTGREAADPAVRVFTGAVFGVMLAVAPDRARDPDVDHPAAGQEAPARLEEGLPLLGGTARALSTGPTRCRCSPVGCETWPTPPATAPGRVRSRTLRGCTGSVTSTAG
- a CDS encoding Rieske (2Fe-2S) protein, which produces MPARPSASRRTVLRGAAVVPVAGLGLAACSAPGGASAAATPTAPVDLGAESEVAKGGAKLFREHNVVVSRDTSGALKAYSTICTHAGCPINKLQGTTLICPCHGSQFDATTGKVVQQPATEPLAELPVKAAGGRIIAGPDA